One part of the Haliaeetus albicilla chromosome 9, bHalAlb1.1, whole genome shotgun sequence genome encodes these proteins:
- the FOXL2 gene encoding forkhead box protein L2: protein MMSSYPDGEEDTAALLAHDTGGSKEPERGKEELGADKGPEKPDPSQKPPYSYVALIAMAIRESAEKRLTLSGIYQYIISKFPFYEKNKKGWQNSIRHNLSLNECFIKVPREGGGERKGNYWTLDPACEDMFEKGNYRRRRRMKRPFRPPPTHFQPGKTLFGPDSYGYLSPPKYLQSTFMNNSWPLAQPPAPMPYASCQMSGGNVSPVNVKGLSGPASYSPYSRVQSMALPSMVNSYNGMGHHHHPHAHHPQQLSPASPAPSAAPAANGAGLQFACARQPAELSMMHCSYWEHESKHSALHSRIDI, encoded by the coding sequence ATGATGAGCAGCTATCCGGACGGCGAGGAGGACACGGCGGCGCTGCTGGCTCACGACACCGGCGGCAGCAAGGAGCCGGAGCGGGGCAAGGAGGAGTTGGGCGCCGACAAGGGCCCCGAGAAGCCGGACCCCTCGCAGAAGCCCCCCTACTCCTACGTGGCCCTGATCGCCATGGCCATCCGAGAGAGCGCGGAGAAGAGGCTCACGCTGTCCGGGATCTACCAGTACATCATCAGCAAGTTCCCTTTCTACGAGAAGAACAAGAAGGGCTGGCAGAACAGCATCCGCCACAACCTCAGCCTCAACGAGTGCTTCATCAAGGTGCCCCGGGAGGGCGGCGGCGAGCGCAAGGGCAACTACTGGACCCTGGACCCCGCCTGCGAGGACATGTTCGAGAAGGGCAACTACCGCAGGAGGCGAAGGATGAAGCGGCCCTTCCGGCCTCCCCCGACCCATTTCCAGCCAGGCAAGACCCTCTTCGGCCCCGACAGCTACGGCTACCTCTCCCCGCCCAAGTACTTGCAGTCCACCTTCATGAACAACTCGTGGCCGCTGGCGCAGCCCCCTGCGCCCATGCCCTACGCTTCCTGCCAGATGTCTGGCGGGAACGTCAGCCCCGTCAATGTGAAAGGACTCTCGGGCCCGGCATCCTACAGCCCCTACTCGCGGGTGCAGAGCATGGCGCTGCCCAGCATGGTGAACTCCTACAACGGCAtgggccaccaccaccacccgcacgcccaccacccccagcagctcagcccgGCCAGCCCCGCGCCGTCCGCGGCCCCGGCGGCGAACGGAGCCGGCCTCCAGTTTGCCTGCGCCCGCCAGCCCGCCGAGCTGTCCATGATGCACTGTTCCTACTGGGAGCACGAGAGCAAACACAGCGCCCTGCACTCCCGCATAGATATCTAG